Proteins found in one Misgurnus anguillicaudatus chromosome 3, ASM2758022v2, whole genome shotgun sequence genomic segment:
- the LOC129444304 gene encoding uncharacterized protein isoform X1 yields the protein MTRQYLSYHSSLEIEEEITCKGQNEDSDVRANAVGEPPTKTLETDEGNEAVLNFPKWERKTLLSPITMSIKTSEDDKMLGTEEPTEIGAALYCQMESPARQSHASPFHLSTSSERHDFSQTELKNEGCDNQPKLLWGDGAAMQSTDQIYDNANNRTARSVSDPVVRKPKEQRPLSAPTISEFATKNFTGNASPQKGWKDSGNEESFGELDNENGMRSKGMGMKSKLKTLTLKLMEMLKENRSREHNDSKNRQDYVEEEIESVNSMEVELEASSPPSLPPKKGRYVRLERTFTLKDFKLDFEPINLMDEIFTGEEWLPFLPSKTSQTDQDSGDKAVVDNMNRPEEYAQIHVSQPTTKQNQPEDNRLDKKQHINNTEETISELDSVTKVNNNIYAKEVESDGDIIAIPKALLINPAKQQVVCGIFQSGDVFDCRGKYVIPKHDFLLMKRKSEDVSFDFSAVQSSGLLDNSALKSRIRLSKKRPHRPPKKHRKLKPDFKFYKIPSVYLKESISDSSSIDYMPISMSSPLLSNPCPAKC from the exons ATGACCAGACAATATTTATCTTACCATTCTTCTCTGGAGATAGAAGAAGAAATAACATGCAAAGGACAAAATGAAGACTCTGATGTAAGAGCTAATGCTGTTGGGGAACCACCAACCAAGACTTTAGAAACAGATGAAGGTAATGAAGCTGTTTTAAATTTTCCTAAATGGGAAAGGAAAACCTTGCTTTCTCCTATCACTATGTCCATTAAAACAAGCGAGGATGATAAAATGCTTGGCACTGAGGAACCTACAGAGATTGGAGCTGCATTATACTGTCAGATGGAGAGTCCTGCTCGGCAATCACATGCCTCCCCATTTCACCTTTCAACGTCTTCAGAAAGACATGATTTTTCACAAACAGAGTTAAAAAATGAAGGTTGTGATAATCAACCCAAACTGTTGTGGGGTGATGGTGCAGCCATGCAGTCAACTGATCAAATATATGATAATGCTAACAACAGGACAGCAAGGTCAGTTTCTGATCCAGTTGTACGCAAGCCCAAGGAGCAAAGACCTCTCTCAGCCCCAACTATTTCAGAATTTGCAACGAAAAACTTTACGGGCAATGCGAGTCCCCAGAAAGGCTGGAAGGATTCGGGAAACGAAGAAAGCTTTGGAGAATTGGACAATGAGAATGGAATGAGAAGTAAAGGAATGGGAATGAAAAGTAAATTGAAGACCCTTACTCTGAAACTTATGGAAATGCTCAAGGAAAATCGCAGTCGGGAGCATAACGATAGTAAGAATAGACAAGACTATGTGGAAGAAGAGATTGAGTct GTGAATTCTATGGAGGTAGAGCTTGAAGCATCGAGTCCACCATCACTGCCCCCCAAAAAGGGAAGATATGTTCGCTTAGAAAG AACATTTACCCTGAAGGACTTCAAACTTGACTTTGAACCAATCAACTTAATGGATGAAATATTCACGGGCGAAGAGTGGTTGCCTTTCCTGCCCAGCAAAACCAGTCAAACGGACCAAGACTCTGGCGATAAAGCAGTGGTAGATAATATGAACCGTCCAGAAGAATATGCCCAGATCCATGTTTCCCAGCCGACAACAAAACAGAACCAACCAGAGGACAATCGGTTAGACAAGAAACAACACATTAATAATACCGAGGAGACCATTAGCGAACTTGACAGTGTAACAAAAGTCAACAATAACATCTATGCTAAAGAAGTAGAGTCAGATGGAGACATCATTGCGATTCCTAAAGCTCTCCTAATAAATCCTGCAAAACAACAGGTGGTATGTGGGATATTCCAGTCTGGTGATGTCTTTGACTGTAGGGGCAAGTACGTGATTCCTAAACATGACTTTCTGTTGATGAAAAGGAAGTCAGAGGATGTTTCTTTTGACTTTTCAGCTGTTCAG TCATCCGGATTGCTGGACAACTCTGCCCTCAAGAGTCGAATCCGTTTAAGCAAAAAGAGACCCCACCGGCCTCCCAAGAAACACAGAAAAT TAAAGCCGGACTTCAAGTTCTATAAGATTCCCTCCGTGTACCTGAAAGAATCCATCAGTGATTCCTCATCTATTGACTATATGCCCATATCCATGTCTTCTCCTCTGCTTTCAAATCCATGCCCAGCTAAGTGCTGA
- the LOC129444322 gene encoding lectin-like, with translation MYKRGTKSLSLLLLALLWDSGYVLTMEKGDTAAHVNLTAFHRLPKPCNVDGFNDWFKVEKYCVKYFKKPLNFTDAEYNCRRTAPGGHLVSVHNAGANNDLLSIVKKMNPKLRIWLGGYELFQTGKFLWTDGSFWDYDAWTPGEPSNIYSRREECVEMNWKDNGRWNDYTCNSKKNYICAFKGKSIVDEY, from the exons ATG TATAAAAGGGGAACAAAATCTCTTAGCTTGTTGCTGCTGGCACTTCTTTGGGACAGTGGTTATGTCTTAACAATGGAGAAAG GCGATACTGCAGCCCATGTGAATCTCACAGCGTTTCATCGTCTACCTAAACCATGTAACGTGGATGGTTTTAATGATTGGTTCAAAGTGGAAAAGTACTGCGTCAAATACTTCAAGAAACCTCTAAACTTCACTGACGCAGAG TACAACTGTAGAAGAACAGCCCCCGGTGGACACCTGGTGTCAGTGCACAATGCTGGGGCTAATAATGACTTGCTCTCCATTGTGAAGAAGATGAACCCAAAGTTGCGCATCTGGCTCGGGGGATATGAATTATTTCAG ACTGGTAAATTTCTTTGGACGGATGGTTCCTTCTGGGACTATGATGCTTGGACACCCGGAGAGCCCAGTAACATCTATTCAAGAAGAGAAGAATGCGTGGAGATGAACTGGAAAG ACAATGGCAGATGGAATGATTACACTTGCAACagcaaaaaaaactacatatgTGCCTTCAAAGGCAAGAGCATCGTGGATGAGTACTGA
- the LOC129444304 gene encoding uncharacterized protein isoform X2, whose amino-acid sequence MAMERQASEVNSMEVELEASSPPSLPPKKGRYVRLERTFTLKDFKLDFEPINLMDEIFTGEEWLPFLPSKTSQTDQDSGDKAVVDNMNRPEEYAQIHVSQPTTKQNQPEDNRLDKKQHINNTEETISELDSVTKVNNNIYAKEVESDGDIIAIPKALLINPAKQQVVCGIFQSGDVFDCRGKYVIPKHDFLLMKRKSEDVSFDFSAVQSSGLLDNSALKSRIRLSKKRPHRPPKKHRKLKPDFKFYKIPSVYLKESISDSSSIDYMPISMSSPLLSNPCPAKC is encoded by the exons ATGGCTATGGAGAGACAAGCATCTGAG GTGAATTCTATGGAGGTAGAGCTTGAAGCATCGAGTCCACCATCACTGCCCCCCAAAAAGGGAAGATATGTTCGCTTAGAAAG AACATTTACCCTGAAGGACTTCAAACTTGACTTTGAACCAATCAACTTAATGGATGAAATATTCACGGGCGAAGAGTGGTTGCCTTTCCTGCCCAGCAAAACCAGTCAAACGGACCAAGACTCTGGCGATAAAGCAGTGGTAGATAATATGAACCGTCCAGAAGAATATGCCCAGATCCATGTTTCCCAGCCGACAACAAAACAGAACCAACCAGAGGACAATCGGTTAGACAAGAAACAACACATTAATAATACCGAGGAGACCATTAGCGAACTTGACAGTGTAACAAAAGTCAACAATAACATCTATGCTAAAGAAGTAGAGTCAGATGGAGACATCATTGCGATTCCTAAAGCTCTCCTAATAAATCCTGCAAAACAACAGGTGGTATGTGGGATATTCCAGTCTGGTGATGTCTTTGACTGTAGGGGCAAGTACGTGATTCCTAAACATGACTTTCTGTTGATGAAAAGGAAGTCAGAGGATGTTTCTTTTGACTTTTCAGCTGTTCAG TCATCCGGATTGCTGGACAACTCTGCCCTCAAGAGTCGAATCCGTTTAAGCAAAAAGAGACCCCACCGGCCTCCCAAGAAACACAGAAAAT TAAAGCCGGACTTCAAGTTCTATAAGATTCCCTCCGTGTACCTGAAAGAATCCATCAGTGATTCCTCATCTATTGACTATATGCCCATATCCATGTCTTCTCCTCTGCTTTCAAATCCATGCCCAGCTAAGTGCTGA